The genomic stretch GTGCTGCTGGATATTCTATGCCACCAATGGTCATTCTTGACAGAAAAGGATTAAATCCAGACTGGACAGAAGGAGAAGTCCCTGGGACTACGTATGGCCTAAATGAGTCTGGTGGGATTGACAGTGACTTGTTTGATGGGTGGTTTAATCAACTGTTTTTAAAGTTTATTCCTGCTGCTCGTCCAATCCTTCTGCTATTAGATGGTCACTCTTCCCATTATAACCCTGCTGTAATCAAGCAAGCGGCAAGTAACAACATCATTATATTCTGCCTACCACCAAACACCACCCATCTCATGCAGCCACTAGACAGAGTGTGCTTTGGTGCAGTCAAGCAGTTCTGGAACGAAGAATGCCACAGTTACATGCAACAGCATCCAGGTAAAGTAATCACACGAAGGCAATTCTGTCAGGTATTTAGTTAGACTGGCTTGGATGAGAG from Corticium candelabrum chromosome 21, ooCorCand1.1, whole genome shotgun sequence encodes the following:
- the LOC134196810 gene encoding uncharacterized protein LOC134196810, which translates into the protein MACICAAGYSMPPMVILDRKGLNPDWTEGEVPGTTYGLNESGGIDSDLFDGWFNQLFLKFIPAARPILLLLDGHSSHYNPAVIKQAASNNIIIFCLPPNTTHLMQPLDRVCFGAVKQFWNEECHSYMQQHPGKVITRRQFCQVFS